One part of the Microbacterium aurugineum genome encodes these proteins:
- a CDS encoding cation:proton antiporter, which translates to MEAGIFYVLVGSVAVAAFARWRGWPAPLLVTVVALAASFLPFVPELDIDGHLLLSLVLPPLLYSAALDVSFVGFRRSLPQIRRLGIWLVLLTAVAVGFVAWWLLPSLTLPGALLLGAIVAPPDAVSAAAIGRRLGLPRRIMTVLSGESLINDATSLTLYRVFAAILAGATLTVWDGIWQFLLAVGVGVGVGLVFGVVLHQLRTRISDPVVIGTFGLLAPFGAYAIAEHLLGSGVLAVVAMGLYVGYNSPRTDYTTRQQEKPLWLSADLLLESFVFAYIGLQFPRVLNDLGSESVGRILLLSGAVLLVVLIVRPLYIYPTSAWANFQDRRRLERWDRGVETEQFEKRHKKSRRWGDYSPDELRSHIVRERMAGLQLSWKDSAVISWAGMRGVVTLAIAVAAADLATLDTEASHAIVVVAFIVTVGTLLIQGLTLPLLIRGLGIASDVDEEEDREALAAVREKSREAGKAYLAKKRVEWEAKYGEVDLGVFDAFTKRMTRVEKDTDEVQKVEDAASRPSYEDLVALTKGWLQVRREILLAERDAGNLDEEVMRELIAAMDAEELALDTRGATRPQSRA; encoded by the coding sequence ATGGAAGCAGGCATCTTCTACGTCCTCGTCGGTTCCGTCGCCGTGGCCGCGTTCGCGCGTTGGAGAGGATGGCCCGCGCCGCTGCTCGTGACCGTCGTGGCGCTCGCCGCGTCGTTCCTGCCGTTCGTGCCCGAGCTGGACATCGACGGACACCTGCTGCTCAGCCTGGTGCTGCCGCCACTGCTGTACTCAGCCGCGCTCGACGTGTCGTTCGTCGGCTTCCGGCGCAGCCTGCCGCAGATCCGTCGGCTCGGGATCTGGCTCGTGCTGCTCACCGCCGTCGCCGTGGGGTTCGTGGCGTGGTGGCTCCTGCCCTCGCTCACCCTTCCCGGCGCGCTGCTGCTCGGTGCGATCGTGGCTCCGCCGGATGCGGTGTCGGCCGCGGCGATCGGCCGTCGCCTCGGACTGCCCCGGCGCATCATGACGGTGCTCTCCGGCGAGAGCCTGATCAACGACGCGACCTCCCTCACGCTCTACCGGGTGTTCGCGGCCATCCTCGCCGGTGCGACGCTGACGGTCTGGGACGGCATCTGGCAGTTCCTCCTGGCGGTCGGCGTCGGCGTCGGCGTCGGTCTGGTGTTCGGAGTCGTCCTGCACCAGCTGCGCACCCGCATCAGCGACCCGGTTGTGATCGGCACGTTCGGGCTCCTCGCCCCGTTCGGTGCCTACGCGATCGCCGAGCACCTGCTCGGATCCGGGGTGCTCGCGGTCGTCGCGATGGGGCTCTACGTCGGCTACAACTCGCCGCGCACCGACTACACCACGCGGCAGCAGGAGAAGCCGCTGTGGCTCTCGGCCGACCTGCTGCTGGAGAGCTTCGTATTCGCCTACATCGGTCTGCAGTTCCCGCGTGTGCTCAACGACCTGGGCAGCGAGTCGGTCGGGCGGATCCTGCTCCTGTCGGGAGCGGTGTTGCTCGTGGTGCTGATCGTGCGACCGCTCTACATCTATCCGACCAGCGCATGGGCGAACTTCCAGGATCGCCGACGGCTCGAACGCTGGGATCGCGGCGTCGAGACCGAGCAGTTCGAGAAACGACACAAGAAGTCCCGGCGCTGGGGGGACTACTCCCCCGACGAGTTGCGCAGCCATATCGTGCGCGAGCGGATGGCAGGGCTGCAGCTCAGCTGGAAGGACAGCGCCGTCATCTCCTGGGCGGGGATGCGCGGTGTGGTGACCCTCGCGATCGCGGTCGCCGCCGCCGACCTCGCGACCCTCGACACCGAGGCGTCGCATGCCATCGTCGTCGTCGCCTTCATCGTGACCGTCGGCACGCTGCTGATCCAGGGGCTCACCCTCCCGCTGCTGATCCGCGGTCTCGGGATCGCGAGCGACGTCGACGAGGAGGAGGACCGGGAGGCGCTCGCCGCCGTCCGGGAGAAGAGTCGCGAGGCCGGCAAGGCCTACCTCGCGAAGAAGCGTGTCGAATGGGAGGCGAAGTACGGCGAGGTCGACCTCGGGGTCTTCGACGCGTTCACCAAGCGGATGACTCGGGTCGAGAAGGACACGGACGAGGTGCAGAAGGTGGAGGATGCCGCGAGCCGGCCCTCGTACGAGGACCTCGTCGCCCTGACGAAGGGCTGGTTGCAGGTGCGGCGCGAGATCCTGCTCGCCGAGCGGGATGCGGGCAACCTCGACGAGGAGGTCATGCGCGAGCTGATCGCCGCGATGGATGCCGAGGAGCTCGCGCTCGACACCCGGGGTGCCACGCGTCCGCAGAGCCGCGCCTGA